One window of the Anaeromyxobacter dehalogenans 2CP-C genome contains the following:
- the ruvB gene encoding Holliday junction branch migration DNA helicase RuvB has translation MTVKPLRDVTPKPLEGEERLEQSLRPATFDDYVGQVKIVDNVKVYAAAARQRGESLDHVLLSGPPGLGKTSLAHILARELGVTLHVTSGPALVKKGDLAGLLTALAPRDILFIDEIHRLSPAVEEALYPAMEDYRFDVVLGAGLGAQTMEMKLERFTLVGATTRTGLLASPLRDRFPIQERLEYYGPAELKEIAVRAARKLGLPVDEDGAEELARRARGTPRIAIRLLQRARDFAQVEGDGRLTREVVDRTLRRLEVDARGLDAMDRRILAAVIDTFGGGPVGIDAVAAAVGEESGTLEDVYEPFLVREGYLARTPRGRVALPAAYAHLGRDRSGGKQGSLV, from the coding sequence ATGACCGTGAAGCCGCTCCGCGACGTCACCCCGAAGCCGCTCGAGGGCGAGGAGCGCCTGGAGCAGTCGCTCCGCCCCGCCACGTTCGACGACTACGTCGGCCAGGTGAAGATCGTGGACAACGTGAAGGTGTACGCCGCCGCGGCCCGGCAGCGCGGCGAGTCGCTCGACCACGTGCTGCTCTCCGGCCCGCCCGGCCTGGGCAAGACCTCGCTCGCCCACATCCTGGCGCGCGAGCTGGGCGTCACGCTCCACGTGACGAGCGGCCCGGCGCTGGTGAAGAAGGGCGACCTGGCCGGCCTGCTCACCGCGCTCGCCCCGCGCGACATCCTCTTCATCGACGAGATCCACCGGCTCTCGCCCGCGGTCGAGGAGGCGCTCTACCCGGCCATGGAGGACTACCGCTTCGACGTGGTGCTCGGCGCGGGCCTCGGCGCCCAGACCATGGAGATGAAGCTGGAGCGCTTCACGCTGGTGGGCGCCACCACGCGCACCGGCCTGCTGGCGAGCCCGCTGCGCGACCGCTTCCCCATCCAGGAGCGGCTCGAGTACTACGGCCCGGCCGAGCTGAAGGAGATCGCGGTGCGGGCGGCGCGCAAGCTGGGGCTGCCGGTGGACGAGGACGGCGCGGAGGAGCTGGCGCGCCGCGCCCGCGGCACGCCGCGCATCGCCATCCGGCTGCTGCAGCGCGCCCGCGACTTCGCGCAGGTCGAGGGCGACGGGCGGCTCACGCGCGAGGTGGTGGACCGCACGCTGCGCCGCCTCGAGGTGGACGCCCGCGGCCTCGACGCCATGGACCGCCGCATCCTGGCGGCGGTGATCGACACGTTCGGCGGCGGGCCGGTGGGCATCGACGCGGTGGCGGCCGCGGTCGGCGAGGAGTCGGGCACGCTCGAGGACGTGTACGAGCCGTTCCTGGTGCGCGAGGGCTACCTGGCGCGCACGCCGCGCGGCCGGGTGGCGCTGCCGGCCGCGTACGCACACCTCGGGCGCGACCGCTCCGGCGGCAAGCAGGGCTCGCTGGTCTGA
- a CDS encoding rhomboid family intramembrane serine protease has translation MIPLSDDVPTERTPAVTLLFIAANVLAFLWQVDVLALPDALASGQLMEYVAGRLGDTALRGGVVPFEILTFSDVYPRDLVPPPLTVFTAMFLHGGLVHVGSNMLFLWIFGNNVEDALGRGRFVLFYLACGVVAAVVQVVASAATGELEVPMVGASGAIAGVLAAYMVLFPRARVTTLVIIVIFIRVIPVPAAFFIGLWFLLQVLSIFFGGNTGVALFAHVGGFVAGWLLVRLMGRRPTWRARRVSW, from the coding sequence GTGATCCCGCTCAGCGACGACGTCCCCACCGAACGCACACCGGCGGTCACCCTGCTCTTCATCGCGGCGAACGTGCTCGCGTTCCTGTGGCAGGTGGACGTGCTCGCCCTCCCTGACGCGCTCGCCTCCGGCCAGCTGATGGAGTACGTGGCCGGGCGCCTGGGCGACACCGCGCTCCGCGGCGGCGTGGTGCCGTTCGAGATCCTCACCTTCTCCGACGTCTACCCCCGCGACCTCGTCCCGCCGCCGCTCACCGTCTTCACCGCGATGTTCCTGCACGGCGGGCTGGTCCACGTCGGCTCCAACATGCTGTTCCTGTGGATCTTCGGGAACAACGTGGAGGACGCGCTGGGGCGCGGGCGCTTCGTGCTCTTCTACCTCGCCTGCGGGGTGGTGGCGGCGGTGGTGCAGGTGGTCGCCTCGGCCGCGACCGGAGAGCTCGAGGTCCCGATGGTCGGCGCCAGCGGCGCCATCGCCGGCGTGCTGGCCGCCTACATGGTGCTGTTCCCGCGCGCCCGGGTGACCACGCTCGTCATCATCGTGATCTTCATCCGCGTCATCCCGGTCCCGGCCGCCTTCTTCATCGGCCTGTGGTTCCTGCTGCAGGTCCTCTCGATCTTCTTCGGCGGCAACACCGGGGTGGCGCTGTTCGCGCACGTGGGCGGGTTCGTGGCGGGGTGGCTGCTGGTGCGGCTCATGGGGCGGCGGCCGACCTGGCGCGCGCGCCGGGTGAGCTGGTAG
- a CDS encoding DUF2804 domain-containing protein, with protein MDLAPRPLPAAPAAILDAAGAPCLGAYRGTVASAALRPLAPSGLAGSVAHLARAKRWVYVFAAGERAALGLAVVEAGWFAGAFLWALDRAAGRMLVERRGSGLPGVNARVDERPRGGASWRGGGLELRISHGPGGLRVEGAGRGGLALDLSLDAGGAPAPLTVIAPVPGAGPRLTEKRAGLGARGAVRLGGRTLPLDGGSGGADFTAGLLARRTDWRWAFATGRTAGGAPVGFNLCAGFGLPPGDAAENALLAGAGPLALPPVAFAFDPARPLDPWRVESAGGAVRLAFRPEAVHREDVALGVVRTRFAQVAGTFEGVLPAPGGGALAVAGLPGVVEDHRAVW; from the coding sequence GTGGACCTCGCGCCCCGCCCGCTGCCGGCCGCGCCCGCCGCGATCCTCGACGCCGCCGGGGCGCCGTGCCTGGGCGCGTATCGCGGCACCGTCGCGTCCGCGGCGCTCCGGCCGCTCGCCCCGTCCGGCCTCGCCGGCTCGGTCGCGCACCTCGCGCGCGCGAAGCGCTGGGTGTACGTCTTCGCCGCGGGTGAACGGGCGGCGCTCGGCCTGGCGGTGGTCGAGGCCGGGTGGTTCGCGGGCGCGTTCCTGTGGGCGCTGGACCGGGCCGCGGGGCGCATGCTGGTGGAGCGGCGCGGGTCGGGCTTGCCGGGCGTGAACGCGCGGGTGGACGAGCGCCCGCGGGGCGGCGCGAGCTGGCGCGGCGGCGGGCTGGAGCTCCGGATCTCGCACGGGCCCGGCGGGCTGCGGGTGGAGGGGGCCGGCCGCGGGGGGCTCGCCCTGGACCTTTCCCTCGACGCCGGCGGCGCGCCCGCCCCGCTGACCGTGATCGCGCCGGTGCCCGGCGCCGGGCCGCGGCTCACCGAGAAGCGCGCGGGGCTGGGGGCGCGCGGCGCGGTGCGCCTGGGCGGCCGGACGCTGCCGCTCGACGGCGGGTCCGGCGGCGCGGACTTCACCGCCGGGCTGCTCGCCCGCCGCACCGACTGGCGCTGGGCCTTCGCGACCGGCCGCACGGCCGGCGGCGCGCCGGTGGGGTTCAACCTCTGCGCCGGCTTCGGCCTCCCGCCCGGCGACGCCGCCGAGAACGCGCTGCTCGCCGGGGCGGGGCCGCTCGCGCTGCCCCCGGTCGCGTTCGCGTTCGATCCGGCGCGCCCGCTCGACCCGTGGCGCGTGGAGAGCGCCGGCGGCGCGGTGCGCCTGGCGTTCCGGCCGGAGGCGGTCCACCGCGAGGACGTCGCGCTCGGCGTGGTGCGGACGCGCTTCGCGCAGGTGGCGGGGACGTTCGAGGGCGTGCTCCCCGCGCCCGGCGGCGGCGCGCTGGCCGTCGCCGGGCTGCCCGGGGTGGTCGAGGATCACCGCGCCGTCTGGTGA
- a CDS encoding SRPBCC family protein, with protein sequence MARVEKSIEIDRPVRTVYDQWTQFEEFPRFMEGVEAVHQLDERTLHWVAKIAGKREEWEAEIVQQMPDQQIAWRHTRGAVNRGVVTFTPIDDGRCRVTLALEYDPQGFVEKAGDVLGVVSRRVEGDLERFKRYIEERGVESGGWRGEIRPGEPHHDPLR encoded by the coding sequence ATGGCACGGGTGGAGAAGAGCATCGAGATCGACCGGCCCGTACGGACCGTGTACGACCAGTGGACGCAGTTCGAGGAGTTCCCGCGCTTCATGGAGGGGGTCGAGGCGGTGCACCAGCTCGACGAGCGGACGCTGCACTGGGTCGCGAAGATCGCCGGGAAGCGCGAGGAGTGGGAGGCCGAGATCGTGCAGCAGATGCCCGACCAGCAGATCGCCTGGCGCCACACCCGCGGCGCGGTGAACCGCGGCGTCGTGACGTTCACGCCCATCGACGACGGGCGCTGCCGCGTGACGCTCGCGCTCGAGTACGACCCGCAGGGCTTCGTGGAGAAGGCCGGCGACGTCCTCGGCGTGGTGTCGAGGCGCGTGGAGGGGGACCTCGAGCGCTTCAAGCGCTACATCGAGGAGCGCGGCGTCGAGTCCGGCGGCTGGCGCGGCGAGATCCGCCCGGGCGAGCCGCACCACGATCCGCTGCGCTGA
- the lpxC gene encoding UDP-3-O-acyl-N-acetylglucosamine deacetylase — protein MASWNQRTVAKRVSCTGVGLHSGRPATLTLAPAPADAGITFVRMDLGVEIPARNEHVVDTMLSTSLGRGGARVATVEHVMAALHGMGIDACRVEVDGPEIPILDGSAAPFTCLVQEAGVKVLPAGKRYLVVDQPVEIRDGDKLARLEPADGFSVSFTADFGHPLITDQSFQVKLGERAFEREVARARTFCFRRDIEKMQAMGLAKGGSLENAIVVDEFSILNPEGLRFPDEFARHKVLDAIGDLALFGMPVVGALVAVKSGHAMNQALVKKVLADPAAHRVVRVTGEADAPALRAKVPALAIHEGSAA, from the coding sequence ATGGCTTCCTGGAATCAGCGAACGGTCGCGAAGCGGGTCTCCTGCACGGGGGTGGGTCTCCACTCCGGCCGGCCCGCCACCCTGACGCTCGCGCCCGCCCCGGCCGACGCCGGCATCACCTTCGTCCGCATGGACCTCGGCGTGGAGATCCCCGCGCGCAACGAGCACGTGGTGGACACGATGCTCTCGACCTCGCTCGGCCGCGGCGGCGCCCGCGTGGCCACGGTCGAGCACGTCATGGCCGCGCTGCACGGCATGGGCATCGACGCGTGCCGCGTCGAGGTGGACGGCCCGGAGATCCCGATCCTCGACGGCTCCGCCGCGCCCTTCACCTGCCTGGTGCAGGAGGCCGGCGTGAAGGTGCTGCCCGCCGGCAAGCGCTACCTGGTCGTGGACCAGCCGGTGGAGATCCGCGACGGCGACAAGCTGGCGCGCCTCGAGCCCGCCGACGGCTTCTCGGTCTCCTTCACCGCCGACTTCGGCCACCCGCTCATCACCGACCAGTCGTTCCAGGTGAAGCTGGGCGAGCGCGCCTTCGAGCGCGAGGTGGCCCGCGCCCGCACGTTCTGCTTCCGCCGCGACATCGAGAAGATGCAGGCCATGGGGCTGGCCAAGGGCGGCAGCCTCGAGAACGCCATCGTGGTGGACGAGTTCTCGATCCTGAACCCCGAGGGGCTGCGCTTCCCGGACGAGTTCGCGCGGCACAAGGTGCTCGACGCGATCGGCGACCTGGCGCTGTTCGGGATGCCGGTGGTGGGCGCGCTCGTCGCGGTGAAGAGCGGCCACGCGATGAACCAGGCGCTGGTGAAGAAGGTGCTGGCCGATCCCGCCGCGCACCGCGTGGTCCGCGTGACCGGCGAGGCGGACGCGCCGGCGCTCCGCGCCAAGGTGCCGGCCCTGGCCATCCACGAGGGCTCCGCGGCCTAG